The Isorropodon fossajaponicum endosymbiont JTNG4 genome segment AATGCCCCTGTCTGTCTGCAACCCTGCAGCTTTGGCTAAAGAATCTTCAGGAATGATGCCTACCGACATAACAACCATATCAACATCCATTACCGTTCCATCCTCAAATTCCAAGGCTTTAACTGTATTTGTTCCAATAATTTTATTGGTGATTGCACCTAGCTTGAATTTAATATTTTTTTGTTCTAATACTTTTTGCAATAAGCCACCAGATGAAGCATCTAGTTGCATATTCATAATAGAGTCCATATTGCCAATCACGGTGACATCAAACCCTAACTCATTGAGCCCATTGGCAGCCTCAAGCCCCAATAAACCCGTACCAATTACGGCTACTTTTTTAGCTTGGCCAACTTTTGATTGCATATACTCAACATCATAAATATCTCTAAACGACACCACACCCTCTAACGTTTTACCTGGTAATGGCAAAATAAAAGGCCTTGATCCTGTGCAAATTACTAATCGATCGTATGCTACTGAATATGACGCCTTCTCATTGGTTAATAAAATACTTTTATTTAACCTATCAATAGATGACACCAAGCAACCTGGCTTAAAGGTAATGTTATTTTGAGAGAAATAAGACTCATCATGCGTTTTTATATCTTCAAAATCTTTCTCCCCTGCCAAAACAGGTGAGAGCATAATTCTGTTATATGGCAATACCTTTTCCTCGCCAATAATGGTAATTTGATACATCAGTGGGTCAATTTTTAACACCTCGTCAACCACCTTCATGGCGCTCATTCCCGATCCAACTATGACTAAATTTTTCATGCTATTTTCCTGCCTTGTTTTAATGTTTTATGCTTTTTATAAAGCAAAAAAAGCCAGTTATCGCATTTATATACATAGACATAAAAATACAATAACTGGCTTCAATACCCAATTGCCAACTCTACTTTGAAATTGACGAAAAAAACGCTTACTTAATAATCCCATCAAGAAAAATTAAGTAAACGTCTGTGTCTGTTGTTGCCCCTCATTGGGTAACTATGTGAAATTATATCAAAAAATTAAGTTCAAGTGTATTAAGTTATTATAATATTTTTATTATCAAGGTTTTTTAACATGGATAAAATAATTATACAACAACAAGATTTTGACTTATCAACAGAAATAGCAGTGGTCAAAAACAACAATTCTGATATTGGCGCAGTGGTCAGTTTTGTTGGCTTTGTACGTGATTTGGATGACGCTCCAATTCAAAAAATGACGTTAGAGCATTATCCTGGGATGACTGAAAAAGCACTAAAATCTATTGTTGATCAAGCCAAAAAACGCTGGTCTATTGGTAATATAGCTCTTATTCATCGCGTGGGTGATTTAGATATTAATGATCAAATTGTATTAGTGATTACAAGCAGCAAACATCGTCAATCTGCTTTTGAATCTTGCGAATTTATCATGGACTATTTAAAAACTCAAGCGCCCTTTTGGAAAAAAGAACACACTCAAAACAAAAGCGAGTGGGTTGAAGCCAAAAATAGTGACAAAAGCCAAAAAAATCGTTGGGAATAATCTTACTGCCTAATTTTAAAATCCTCAGGTGAATTTAGATTAATCAACATATCTGCTTGATCTGAAAAATCAACTTCTTGTGCATGATTACTCTTAAACCACATACCCATCTTGCGTTTGCCTTGTGCTAAAAATTCACTCAAATTATCTTTTAAATTAGCCCTAATTAATGAAAAAGTAGGATGCATTTTTTGCCCTTGCATTGCCACACAAATGCTGGCATCAGCCTGCTGCATATTTTCTAATAACCTAGCCACAAGAGTTTGATTAATAAACGGCCCATCACACGGCACAACCAATAAATATTTTGTCTTGACTTTAGTCAAAGCCGACAAAATACCAGCAAGTGGCCCTTGAAACCCAGGAAAACTATCAGTAATAACCTCACCAAATTTTTGATATGCATCAAGGTTTCTATTAGCACTCACCAATATACTATGGACATCTTGATGGATAATATCGACCACATAACTAATCAAAGGCTTGTCATTAAATAAAATTAAACCTTTATCTTGAGCATTCATACGTGTAGCTTGACCACCTGAAAGTATGACAGCGGTAATGTCACTTTTAATGATGCTTTTCATATGGGTATGTTGTTGTCGAATATATAGGCTGTATGATACAATCAAACAATGAACTTTAATTATAAACCGTAAAAATTTATCATGAACAACCAACAAGTTGATTGTAGATGTGACACAATACCACAACCCTTACTTTCTATTGATGAGGTTTTAAAAATATTAATAGATTCTGCTAAAGTTACCAATAACACTCAATTAATAGGGCTTGATGATGCATTAAACAGAATGCTAGCTATTGATATACATGCCAATATTTCTGTCCCTAGTTTTGATAATTCTGCCATGGATGGCTACGCCATTAATCTTAAAGAAAATCAAATAAACACACCTGGTGGATTTGCATTTGAAATTACCGACCGTATTCCTGCAGGCAGCACTGGAGATGCACTAGCACCAGGTTGTGCAGCACGTATATTTACAGGTGCGCCCATACCAAAAAATGCTAATACAGTGCTCATGCAAGAGGAATGCGAGTTGATTGAAAACAAATTAAAAATTGAAGTTTATCGACCCATTTCGCTGGGTGAAAACATCAGGCCTATGGGCAATGACATCCAATCAGGTGATGTTATCTTACCCAAAGGAAAACAACTACAACCACAAGATATTGCGCTGGTTGCCTCTGTGGGCATAGACAAACTTAGAGTATT includes the following:
- a CDS encoding molybdenum cofactor biosynthesis protein MoaE gives rise to the protein MDKIIIQQQDFDLSTEIAVVKNNNSDIGAVVSFVGFVRDLDDAPIQKMTLEHYPGMTEKALKSIVDQAKKRWSIGNIALIHRVGDLDINDQIVLVITSSKHRQSAFESCEFIMDYLKTQAPFWKKEHTQNKSEWVEAKNSDKSQKNRWE
- the mobA gene encoding molybdenum cofactor guanylyltransferase MobA, with the protein product MKSIIKSDITAVILSGGQATRMNAQDKGLILFNDKPLISYVVDIIHQDVHSILVSANRNLDAYQKFGEVITDSFPGFQGPLAGILSALTKVKTKYLLVVPCDGPFINQTLVARLLENMQQADASICVAMQGQKMHPTFSLIRANLKDNLSEFLAQGKRKMGMWFKSNHAQEVDFSDQADMLINLNSPEDFKIRQ